A window of the Chryseobacterium arthrosphaerae genome harbors these coding sequences:
- the metF gene encoding methylenetetrahydrofolate reductase [NAD(P)H] — protein sequence MKITDHIKNANGKTLFSLEVVPPQKGIGIEDLYTNIDPLMEFRPPFIDVTTSREEYIYLDKGNGLMERRITRMRPGTLGICAAIQHKYNVDTVPHLLCGGFTKEETEYLLVDCMYLGIDNVMALRGDAMKGHQYFEPTQGGHASAMDLVNQINNLGRGKYLHNEEQVCDEHNKFCIGVAGYPEKHMEAPSMNYDLKWLKQKVDAGADYIVTQMFFDNKKYIEFVQKAREMGITVPIIPGIKPIATKKHLKILPQVFKIDLPEELISEVENAKNNEAVKQIGIEWAIAQCKELLDFGVPVLHFYSMGKSDNIKKVAGELF from the coding sequence ATGAAAATAACTGATCATATAAAAAACGCAAATGGAAAAACTTTGTTCTCCTTAGAAGTTGTTCCACCCCAAAAAGGAATTGGTATTGAAGACCTGTATACGAACATTGATCCGTTAATGGAGTTCAGGCCACCATTCATTGATGTGACCACTTCAAGGGAAGAATACATCTATTTAGATAAAGGAAATGGTCTTATGGAGCGCCGCATCACAAGAATGCGCCCCGGAACACTGGGAATATGTGCGGCCATTCAGCATAAATATAATGTAGATACCGTTCCCCACTTATTGTGCGGAGGTTTTACCAAAGAAGAAACCGAATACCTTCTTGTAGACTGTATGTACCTCGGAATTGACAATGTAATGGCCTTAAGAGGTGATGCCATGAAAGGACATCAGTATTTTGAGCCTACTCAGGGGGGACATGCCAGTGCCATGGATCTTGTGAATCAGATCAACAATCTGGGAAGAGGAAAATATCTTCATAATGAGGAACAGGTTTGTGATGAACATAATAAATTCTGTATCGGGGTAGCAGGTTATCCTGAAAAGCATATGGAAGCCCCTTCCATGAATTACGATCTGAAATGGCTGAAACAAAAAGTGGATGCCGGAGCAGATTATATCGTAACTCAAATGTTCTTTGACAATAAAAAGTACATTGAATTCGTTCAGAAAGCAAGAGAAATGGGAATTACCGTTCCTATTATCCCCGGAATAAAGCCGATTGCCACTAAAAAGCACTTGAAAATTCTGCCACAGGTATTCAAAATAGACCTTCCGGAAGAGCTGATCAGTGAAGTGGAAAATGCAAAAAATAACGAAGCCGTAAAGCAGATCGGGATAGAGTGGGCGATTGCCCAATGCAAGGAGCTTTTAGATTTCGGAGTTCCTGTATTGCATTTCTATTCAATGGGGAAAAGCGATAACATAAAAAAAGTAGCCGGTGAGCTATTCTAA